The following proteins are co-located in the Dyadobacter chenwenxiniae genome:
- a CDS encoding type 1 glutamine amidotransferase domain-containing protein, with protein sequence MSKKVLAILSEYGYWGIELVGPLEKLEEAGYTVDFITPNGKKAEALPPSYDTTYVDPPLGVCVTTQLAADKVNAFEATNRLEKTMNLSEVIPQRPYFSTPDFLRAFEKYYSDLKIAQDKLTEEYDAVFLVGGSGPIIDMVNNQRVHDVILAFYKKQMPVAGICYGVAPLVFARDFNERNSIIKGKHVTGHCIEYDYHDGTGFLHTDLNMGPPPYVLEYILSDAVGPEGQYHGNFGKETSVIVDYPFITGRSLQCSFEFGEQFVNVLDKGLTRYGW encoded by the coding sequence ATGTCTAAAAAAGTACTCGCCATTTTATCGGAATACGGATATTGGGGCATTGAGCTGGTAGGGCCGCTCGAAAAACTGGAAGAAGCCGGTTACACCGTTGATTTCATTACACCCAACGGAAAAAAGGCCGAAGCATTGCCTCCGAGCTATGATACAACTTACGTAGATCCTCCTCTTGGCGTGTGCGTTACGACGCAGCTCGCCGCTGACAAAGTGAATGCTTTTGAAGCAACAAACCGTTTGGAAAAAACAATGAACCTGTCGGAAGTGATCCCGCAGCGTCCTTACTTCTCCACACCAGACTTTCTTCGCGCATTCGAAAAATATTATAGCGACCTCAAAATTGCACAGGACAAGCTGACCGAAGAATACGACGCAGTTTTCCTGGTAGGCGGCAGCGGCCCGATCATTGACATGGTGAACAACCAGCGCGTCCATGATGTAATTCTTGCTTTTTACAAAAAACAAATGCCTGTTGCCGGGATCTGCTACGGCGTTGCGCCACTTGTTTTTGCAAGGGATTTCAACGAACGTAATTCCATCATCAAAGGAAAACACGTAACAGGGCATTGCATTGAGTACGATTACCACGACGGAACCGGCTTCCTGCACACCGATCTGAACATGGGGCCACCGCCATATGTGCTGGAATACATTCTTTCCGACGCCGTTGGACCAGAAGGACAATATCATGGAAATTTTGGTAAAGAAACTTCCGTAATCGTTGACTATCCATTTATTACAGGCCGTTCATTGCAATGTTCCTTCGAATTCGGAGAGCAGTTTGTGAACGTTTTGGACAAAGGCCTCACACGTTATGGCTGGTAA
- a CDS encoding ester cyclase — protein MISEENKAIVRRYWFDFWNEKNVEVLDEIAVEDVIFHFPPGQSHQPPTLRKWFETALIAFPDVHFTLHDELAEGDKVVSRWSYEATNTGNFLGRETTSIRVQDQGIDIFRIEDGKIVEMWVAQDSLGLLQQLKVIQ, from the coding sequence ATGATATCAGAAGAAAATAAAGCAATAGTACGCCGATACTGGTTCGATTTCTGGAATGAAAAGAATGTGGAGGTCCTGGACGAAATCGCTGTCGAAGATGTGATATTTCATTTTCCTCCCGGACAGTCCCATCAGCCACCCACATTGAGAAAATGGTTCGAAACAGCCTTGATCGCATTCCCGGACGTGCATTTCACATTGCACGACGAACTCGCGGAAGGGGATAAAGTGGTCAGCCGCTGGTCTTACGAAGCAACCAACACGGGCAACTTTCTCGGAAGGGAAACCACCAGCATAAGGGTTCAGGATCAAGGCATTGACATATTCCGCATTGAAGACGGGAAGATCGTTGAGATGTGGGTTGCCCAGGACAGTCTGGGTTTGTTGCAACAATTGAAAGTGATTCAATAA
- a CDS encoding ester cyclase, with amino-acid sequence MNANKVLSRRYFYQIMNGKNEQVAHEILSDDFVFTLPTHPEPFHGPDGFIGLVRMLHDSFPDFYLNPHEMVAGGDWVVTRWKGGGTHTGGPLLTVKGNVEATGKSFEVDGMTWHTIKDGKIVESVGHEDTLGLLLQLGILPSEAKEDTTDPEYNQTLATRYFEEIMSQGKLEVIEEILDPEFAFIIPTQPEPIAGYTAFRNFVIYLRNAFPDIKFNIMRQTAEGNKVATRWNIEGTHQGEFLGAAPTGNHVKDYGIDIFTIKNGKILSVHVNENDFGLMQQLGAIPS; translated from the coding sequence ATGAACGCTAATAAAGTACTTTCCCGACGATATTTCTATCAAATTATGAATGGCAAGAATGAGCAGGTCGCTCATGAGATCTTGTCGGATGATTTCGTTTTTACATTGCCTACTCACCCTGAACCATTTCACGGCCCGGACGGATTTATCGGATTGGTTCGCATGCTCCACGATTCTTTCCCTGACTTTTATCTTAACCCGCATGAAATGGTTGCAGGCGGTGACTGGGTAGTTACACGTTGGAAAGGCGGCGGCACGCACACAGGCGGCCCTTTGCTGACAGTTAAAGGCAATGTAGAGGCAACAGGCAAATCTTTTGAAGTGGACGGAATGACCTGGCATACCATTAAAGATGGCAAGATCGTCGAGTCTGTTGGTCACGAAGATACGCTTGGCCTGCTGCTTCAATTGGGTATTTTACCTTCCGAAGCCAAAGAGGATACAACTGATCCGGAGTACAACCAGACATTGGCAACACGGTATTTTGAGGAGATCATGAGCCAGGGCAAACTGGAAGTGATTGAAGAAATCCTGGATCCTGAATTCGCATTCATTATCCCTACACAACCTGAGCCAATCGCCGGATATACGGCATTCAGGAACTTCGTAATTTATCTGCGCAACGCATTTCCTGATATCAAATTCAACATCATGCGCCAGACGGCCGAAGGCAATAAAGTAGCAACACGCTGGAACATTGAAGGAACGCATCAGGGAGAATTCCTCGGCGCGGCGCCAACGGGTAACCACGTGAAAGACTACGGAATCGACATTTTTACAATCAAAAATGGTAAGATCCTTTCGGTTCATGTGAATGAAAACGATTTCGGACTGATGCAGCAACTAGGAGCGATCCCATCATGA
- a CDS encoding ester cyclase has protein sequence MSLTAEQNNAICVEFFETAWNTGVVREDLLASDAIDHSQVGGKTVSEPGSASFKGIVGMFRGAMPDAKLSIEDQRYVADKVVHRWRLNGTDTGGVMGMPPSGKSITLTGTTTARMKDGKIAERWANVDELGLLQQLGVVPPPPGAAAH, from the coding sequence ATGTCACTTACAGCAGAACAAAACAATGCGATTTGCGTAGAATTCTTTGAAACAGCCTGGAATACAGGTGTTGTGCGCGAAGACTTACTGGCGTCCGATGCGATAGACCATTCACAGGTGGGCGGTAAAACAGTTTCTGAGCCCGGTTCGGCCAGTTTCAAAGGGATCGTGGGCATGTTCCGCGGAGCTATGCCGGATGCAAAGCTGAGCATTGAAGATCAGAGATATGTAGCCGATAAAGTGGTGCACAGATGGAGACTCAACGGCACCGATACAGGCGGCGTAATGGGCATGCCGCCATCCGGAAAATCCATCACATTGACAGGCACAACCACAGCCCGAATGAAAGACGGAAAAATCGCCGAGCGCTGGGCTAATGTGGATGAACTTGGCCTTTTGCAGCAATTAGGCGTTGTGCCTCCTCCTCCAGGAGCCGCCGCTCATTAA
- a CDS encoding thiamine pyrophosphate-binding protein: MAGKTGNQKIIEQFLADGMDYMFGNPGTVEQGFLDALAEYPEMKYILTLQETIAVMMGDGYARATQKPTLVQLHSSPGIGNAVGAVYQAKRGHAPLVVIGSDAGVQYMNMDAQMANDLVAMMAPVTKYSTMATSSKSLLRTLRRAVKIASTPPMGPVYVCLPMDVLDEINDEPVFPSCIPSTRVAPAPELITQSAEMLLAAEKPIIFVGDGIAYSDAIPELTHVAELLGAEVYGVEFGDLVMDNTHPLYQGTTGHMFGSFSHPITTKGDANLIVGTYMMPEVFPELGEIYAPDAKVIHFDLNAYEIAKNHRVDLGVVSDPKLSLAALAQTIEALVTPEQTAKAQQRIADIGNAKNDKILAEKEADDKLKGRSPLNMAQFTKVLAEQLNQDETIIFDEALTSSAAVSRYLPPKLAKQYFFTRGGSLGVGFPGAIGAKIANPEKTVIGFSGDGGSMYTIQTLWSAVRHNTGAKFVVCNNGSYKLLQLNIDQYWQEREIPKHDHPLPFDLSYPAIRFDLLAKSMGVEAVRVEKVEEILPAIERMLADDKPFLIDLVLEGNHKSDWVKVNCSQ; the protein is encoded by the coding sequence ATGGCTGGTAAAACCGGGAATCAGAAGATCATTGAGCAATTCCTTGCGGATGGCATGGATTACATGTTCGGCAATCCCGGCACGGTGGAGCAAGGTTTCCTTGACGCCCTGGCCGAGTATCCCGAGATGAAATACATCCTCACCTTGCAGGAAACAATTGCGGTCATGATGGGCGACGGTTACGCCCGCGCCACGCAGAAACCAACATTGGTACAGTTGCACAGCTCCCCCGGCATTGGTAATGCGGTGGGCGCTGTGTATCAGGCCAAAAGAGGTCATGCGCCGCTGGTGGTGATCGGGTCGGATGCGGGTGTGCAATACATGAATATGGATGCGCAAATGGCGAATGACCTGGTGGCCATGATGGCGCCGGTGACCAAGTATTCAACTATGGCCACGTCTTCAAAATCACTGTTACGGACGTTACGCCGGGCAGTAAAAATCGCATCTACGCCTCCTATGGGGCCGGTTTATGTTTGCCTGCCCATGGATGTTCTCGATGAGATCAACGATGAGCCCGTATTTCCAAGCTGCATTCCTTCCACGCGGGTTGCCCCTGCGCCGGAACTGATCACGCAGTCAGCGGAAATGTTGCTGGCAGCTGAAAAGCCGATAATTTTCGTCGGTGACGGCATTGCGTATTCAGATGCGATCCCGGAGCTTACACACGTTGCCGAGCTTTTAGGCGCGGAAGTCTATGGTGTCGAATTCGGGGATCTCGTCATGGACAACACGCATCCGTTGTATCAGGGAACGACGGGCCACATGTTTGGATCTTTCAGCCACCCGATTACGACAAAGGGCGATGCGAACCTCATTGTGGGCACTTATATGATGCCTGAGGTTTTTCCAGAGCTGGGAGAGATTTACGCACCGGACGCCAAAGTGATCCATTTCGATCTCAATGCTTATGAGATTGCAAAGAACCACCGCGTTGACCTGGGTGTTGTGAGCGATCCGAAACTTTCGCTTGCTGCTCTTGCTCAGACAATTGAAGCGTTGGTGACGCCTGAACAGACGGCAAAAGCACAACAACGTATAGCGGATATCGGTAATGCCAAGAACGATAAAATCTTAGCTGAAAAAGAAGCGGACGACAAACTGAAAGGCAGATCGCCGCTGAATATGGCGCAATTTACCAAAGTGCTGGCCGAGCAGCTGAATCAGGATGAAACCATCATTTTCGACGAAGCATTGACGAGTTCAGCGGCAGTAAGCCGTTACCTTCCGCCTAAGCTCGCAAAACAATATTTTTTCACGCGCGGCGGTTCGCTTGGTGTAGGATTTCCAGGAGCAATCGGTGCCAAAATAGCCAATCCTGAAAAGACTGTAATCGGTTTTTCCGGTGACGGCGGCAGCATGTACACCATCCAGACATTATGGTCAGCGGTGCGGCATAATACGGGAGCCAAATTTGTGGTCTGCAACAATGGCTCTTATAAATTACTGCAACTCAACATTGACCAATACTGGCAGGAACGCGAAATTCCGAAACACGATCATCCGCTGCCATTTGACCTTTCCTATCCCGCAATCCGGTTCGACCTTTTGGCAAAATCCATGGGGGTAGAAGCGGTGAGGGTTGAAAAAGTAGAAGAAATTTTGCCGGCTATCGAAAGAATGCTGGCCGACGATAAGCCCTTTTTGATCGATCTGGTGCTGGAAGGCAACCACAAGTCGGACTGGGTGAAAGTGAATTGCTCGCAATAA
- a CDS encoding nuclear transport factor 2 family protein, translated as MKNVPDTKLGRMYKEHIQHILDKNIDALLDQYTDDATLISSFSKSPVIYKGRDQVNEHMQGILGIDGLETDIVFWAETEDPETLMITEQITMTVGGEKSEMRFADSWVLQDGKIAIHFAGMVQHPDGTLA; from the coding sequence ATGAAAAACGTACCGGATACCAAGCTGGGCAGAATGTACAAAGAACACATTCAGCATATTCTTGACAAAAACATCGACGCGCTGCTTGACCAGTATACAGACGATGCGACGTTGATCAGCAGCTTTTCCAAGTCGCCCGTTATTTACAAAGGCCGCGACCAGGTGAACGAGCATATGCAAGGCATTTTGGGCATCGACGGACTGGAAACAGACATTGTGTTCTGGGCCGAAACCGAAGATCCGGAAACATTAATGATCACCGAACAGATCACGATGACGGTTGGTGGCGAGAAAAGTGAAATGCGTTTTGCTGACAGCTGGGTGCTGCAAGACGGAAAAATTGCCATTCACTTCGCAGGAATGGTCCAGCATCCCGACGGAACATTAGCCTAA
- a CDS encoding AGE family epimerase/isomerase translates to MNINFTFSDTIAGYITGYNAEERWFTVETSDKRPFKINLIASTYARGVQNLTEGWQDPGDIAPFLSTNGQYVFAYGTFYPNAGADESTFEAQQLIFPGKEPKAYRHEEQNYWITQISSIASSYLKWQFDYPKEEINYKNYRTMLHLGGSKKGDYLQETDTISRMVYGFASAYLLTGKDEFLEGAELGTEYLRDHMRFFDQDDDLVYWYHGLKVEGQKETKLLTSEFGDDLDSLPMYEQIYALAGPTQTYRITGDQRIRDDIDKTIDLFEKYFKDPNGVGYYSHLHPITLDAHEESLAHNKARKNWNSVGDHAPAYLINLWLASGEQKHADFLEYTFDTITKYFPDYENSPFVQEKFFEDWSKDQTWGWQQNRAVVGHNLKIAWNLIRQQSLTPKEEYLAFAKKIAELMPAAGSDQQRGGWYDVVERVQKTGDKHQFVWHDRKAWWQQEQAILAYLIMYGVLGDKEYEKQAREAAAFYNAFFLDNDDGGVYFNVLGNGMPYLLGTERFKGSHSMSAYHSTELCYLSAVYINLLITKQPTYFYFKPYPNGWKDNILRVSPDILPPGSVYISEVFIDDQPYTDFDAYALTVKLPETEERIRVKVQISSAK, encoded by the coding sequence ATGAATATTAATTTCACTTTTTCGGATACCATTGCGGGTTATATCACGGGATATAATGCAGAGGAACGCTGGTTTACTGTGGAGACGTCGGACAAGCGTCCTTTCAAGATCAATCTGATCGCTTCCACCTATGCGCGCGGCGTGCAGAACCTGACAGAAGGTTGGCAGGATCCAGGCGATATCGCACCGTTTTTGTCGACAAATGGACAATATGTTTTCGCTTACGGAACATTTTATCCCAATGCAGGCGCGGACGAAAGCACATTTGAAGCGCAGCAATTGATTTTCCCGGGTAAGGAGCCAAAAGCTTATCGCCACGAGGAGCAGAATTACTGGATCACGCAGATCAGTTCTATTGCTTCCAGCTATCTGAAATGGCAGTTTGATTATCCGAAAGAGGAGATCAACTACAAAAATTATCGCACAATGCTCCATTTGGGAGGTTCCAAAAAAGGAGATTACTTGCAGGAAACAGACACAATTTCCAGAATGGTTTACGGATTTGCATCCGCATATCTGTTGACCGGAAAAGACGAATTCCTGGAAGGGGCAGAGCTTGGAACAGAATATCTGCGCGACCACATGCGCTTTTTTGACCAAGATGATGACCTCGTTTACTGGTATCACGGCTTGAAAGTGGAAGGCCAGAAAGAAACCAAATTGCTGACTTCGGAATTTGGTGACGACCTGGATTCGCTTCCTATGTATGAGCAGATCTACGCCCTCGCAGGCCCGACGCAAACCTACCGCATCACGGGCGATCAGCGCATCCGCGACGACATTGACAAAACCATTGATCTGTTTGAAAAATATTTCAAAGATCCAAATGGCGTAGGTTACTACTCCCACTTGCACCCGATCACATTGGATGCGCACGAGGAATCTTTGGCTCATAACAAAGCCCGCAAAAACTGGAACTCCGTGGGTGACCACGCGCCTGCTTACCTGATCAACCTCTGGCTGGCAAGCGGCGAGCAAAAGCACGCTGATTTCTTGGAATACACTTTTGACACCATTACCAAATATTTCCCAGACTACGAAAACAGTCCGTTTGTTCAGGAGAAATTTTTCGAAGATTGGAGCAAAGACCAAACATGGGGATGGCAGCAAAACCGTGCAGTAGTAGGGCACAACCTGAAAATCGCATGGAACCTGATCCGTCAGCAATCGCTGACTCCAAAAGAAGAATATCTGGCATTTGCCAAAAAAATTGCTGAATTGATGCCTGCGGCTGGTTCTGATCAACAGCGTGGCGGCTGGTATGACGTGGTTGAACGCGTTCAGAAGACAGGCGACAAGCACCAATTTGTATGGCATGACCGCAAGGCGTGGTGGCAGCAGGAGCAGGCAATTCTTGCTTACCTGATCATGTACGGGGTTTTGGGAGATAAAGAATACGAAAAACAAGCGCGTGAGGCGGCAGCATTCTACAATGCATTCTTCCTGGATAATGACGATGGCGGTGTGTATTTCAATGTGTTGGGCAATGGTATGCCGTATCTTTTGGGAACAGAGCGTTTCAAAGGAAGCCACTCCATGAGTGCATATCACAGCACAGAACTATGCTATCTGTCAGCAGTTTATATCAATTTGCTGATCACCAAGCAGCCAACTTATTTCTACTTTAAGCCTTATCCAAACGGCTGGAAGGACAACATTCTGCGTGTTTCGCCGGATATCCTGCCTCCCGGAAGCGTGTATATCAGCGAGGTTTTCATTGACGATCAGCCTTATACAGATTTCGATGCCTATGCACTTACCGTGAAACTTCCTGAAACAGAGGAACGTATCCGCGTGAAAGTACAGATCAGTTCGGCCAAGTAA
- a CDS encoding GMC family oxidoreductase, whose product MRFDYIIVGAGAAGSVLANRLSANPDTKVLLIEAGKNDREAAIQDPGGFVSLWGSDMDWQLQTTEQAGLNGRSITINQGKVLGGSTSINAMMYVRGNPANFDKWEAMGAQGWGYEAVLPYFKKSENYENGASDYHATGGALSIRDCPDEVMRSEHFLVGATQLGYDGPNWDYNGARQENGAGLLQFHIDENGHRDSGASAFLHSIADRKNLTIVTGALVSRVLIENKKATGVEFISRDGLLVEAFADKEIIISAGALGSPKLLLLSGIGPAAELQELGIAVIEDLPGVGKNLQDHLQLPMIFRSKIPMSNTTLLTGNVLFVNTKNDGSVVDLQINFTPSLPEPLAPVLPDLGGPVCIFLPILVQPESRGKVMLRSKNPADMPVINPNYLEKASDITVLSKAVELVRKLANTPKFLELNGGEMVPGVEADIEAFVRSQSTTIWHPAGTCKMGIDKMAVVDAGLRVHGIQNLRIADASVMPAVTSGNTVAACFMIGEKAADMILAADSAANLK is encoded by the coding sequence ATGAGATTTGATTACATTATTGTTGGCGCCGGGGCGGCCGGGAGCGTGCTGGCCAATCGCCTGAGCGCCAACCCGGACACGAAAGTGCTGCTCATTGAAGCCGGAAAAAACGACCGGGAAGCTGCAATTCAGGATCCGGGAGGCTTTGTAAGCCTCTGGGGATCGGATATGGACTGGCAATTACAAACCACCGAACAAGCTGGTTTGAATGGCCGCTCCATCACGATTAACCAAGGCAAAGTGCTGGGAGGCAGTACTTCGATCAACGCCATGATGTACGTCCGCGGTAACCCGGCCAACTTCGATAAATGGGAAGCAATGGGTGCCCAGGGATGGGGTTATGAAGCTGTTTTGCCTTATTTTAAAAAATCGGAAAACTACGAAAATGGCGCTTCGGATTATCACGCAACGGGCGGAGCATTAAGCATTCGTGACTGCCCGGATGAAGTCATGCGCTCGGAGCATTTTCTGGTAGGCGCAACGCAGCTGGGTTACGATGGCCCGAATTGGGATTACAATGGTGCCCGGCAGGAAAATGGGGCTGGACTGTTGCAATTTCACATTGATGAAAATGGTCACCGAGACAGCGGTGCATCCGCTTTCCTGCACTCAATTGCTGACAGGAAAAACTTGACAATCGTTACCGGCGCACTGGTTTCCAGAGTTTTAATTGAAAATAAAAAGGCGACCGGCGTGGAGTTTATCTCTCGTGATGGTTTGCTGGTAGAAGCTTTTGCCGATAAAGAGATCATCATTTCAGCAGGCGCACTGGGTTCTCCCAAGCTGCTGCTATTGTCGGGAATCGGGCCGGCTGCTGAATTGCAGGAGCTTGGCATAGCAGTGATCGAAGATCTGCCTGGCGTAGGGAAAAACTTGCAGGATCATTTGCAGCTGCCGATGATTTTCCGGTCAAAAATTCCAATGTCAAATACAACATTGCTTACGGGTAATGTGCTGTTTGTCAATACAAAAAATGACGGAAGTGTGGTGGATTTGCAAATCAACTTTACACCAAGCCTGCCAGAGCCATTAGCACCGGTTTTGCCGGATCTGGGCGGCCCGGTTTGTATTTTCTTGCCCATTCTGGTTCAGCCTGAAAGCCGTGGAAAAGTAATGTTGAGATCTAAAAATCCGGCCGACATGCCGGTTATTAATCCCAATTATCTGGAAAAAGCGTCAGATATAACAGTGCTTTCGAAGGCTGTTGAACTGGTGAGAAAGCTTGCTAACACACCTAAGTTTTTGGAGCTGAATGGCGGTGAAATGGTCCCTGGTGTGGAAGCTGACATCGAAGCATTCGTCAGAAGCCAGAGCACAACGATCTGGCATCCAGCCGGAACCTGTAAAATGGGCATTGATAAAATGGCCGTTGTTGACGCTGGATTACGAGTGCATGGCATTCAGAACCTCAGAATTGCCGACGCCTCGGTTATGCCAGCGGTTACCAGCGGAAATACGGTTGCAGCCTGCTTTATGATCGGCGAAAAAGCAGCTGATATGATCCTTGCAGCGGACAGTGCTGCCAATTTGAAATAG
- a CDS encoding DJ-1/PfpI family protein — protein MKLADKKIGVLLEADYFENEIFYYKFRFPEEGAELHFLTRLWGQDKLTFLGHEYRAPMDCWESFENMSDEELRTYDAIIVPSGMVSDRLRYTEDVEKIPPATEFLKRVFAEPGILKGIICHGLWLTAPATELVRGRKLVCHNNLIGDAKAYGAIYTNEDVVVDGDLITGRSGGHAHLFAKKIIETLSAANPN, from the coding sequence ATGAAACTGGCAGATAAAAAGATCGGTGTGCTCTTGGAAGCCGATTATTTTGAGAATGAAATTTTCTACTACAAATTCCGCTTTCCCGAAGAAGGCGCTGAGCTGCATTTTCTGACAAGGTTATGGGGACAGGATAAACTCACCTTTCTGGGCCACGAATATCGTGCGCCGATGGATTGCTGGGAATCGTTCGAGAACATGAGCGACGAGGAGCTGCGCACTTACGACGCCATTATCGTGCCTTCGGGCATGGTTTCGGACCGGCTGCGTTACACCGAGGACGTGGAGAAAATTCCGCCTGCAACCGAATTCCTGAAACGCGTTTTTGCTGAACCAGGCATTTTGAAAGGTATTATCTGTCACGGATTATGGCTTACTGCACCTGCAACCGAGCTCGTTCGCGGCCGCAAATTGGTTTGCCACAATAACCTGATCGGTGACGCAAAGGCATATGGAGCCATTTATACCAATGAAGATGTGGTTGTGGACGGCGACTTGATCACCGGACGCTCTGGCGGGCATGCGCATTTGTTTGCCAAAAAGATCATTGAAACATTGTCAGCAGCTAACCCTAACTAA
- a CDS encoding nuclear transport factor 2 family protein, which yields MERAVVRHDVNRGGQLPVKPTIITSFDPDKDVLVIDEPELSRKDLVFEQDGQDTLIRLADSFMILASLENVNAIDLDPVPFLKKFYKALQENNIEQVLSFLADDVLWEMGGPQDLIPWSGAWEGKAGVSQFFRLQKEGLAFEKLNPTRFIAQGNTVAVVMEGSGETKSGHAFSGGVVHWIIIKNGQISQLQCYRDTFPIIEALQGGRPFTVNASINGTAHYTNKSVTSPRTTDSIVFDETVFDTAPATVKSARAMYAALQGLKSEDVRKAFAPNVVWHMFGPRDIIAWSGERIGPIAAVESAKQIIETMRFDHFKAVRMIYQDNVAAVLIDEPGVSKATGIPFHTSVVHIVVVNEDGKVASIQNHVNTAEIVEAFLGGRPYTVT from the coding sequence ATGGAAAGAGCAGTTGTCCGTCATGATGTTAACAGAGGCGGGCAGCTTCCGGTAAAGCCCACAATCATTACAAGTTTCGATCCGGACAAGGATGTGCTGGTCATTGATGAGCCTGAGCTTTCCAGAAAAGACCTGGTTTTTGAGCAGGACGGACAAGACACATTGATCAGGCTCGCAGATTCATTCATGATTCTGGCTTCGCTGGAAAATGTCAATGCGATTGATCTGGATCCGGTTCCGTTTTTGAAAAAATTTTATAAAGCATTGCAGGAGAATAATATAGAGCAAGTTCTATCATTTCTAGCGGACGATGTTTTATGGGAAATGGGCGGGCCGCAGGATTTGATTCCCTGGTCAGGCGCTTGGGAAGGGAAAGCAGGAGTAAGTCAATTTTTCAGATTACAAAAAGAAGGATTGGCTTTTGAAAAACTGAATCCAACCCGGTTTATAGCGCAGGGGAATACAGTTGCTGTGGTGATGGAAGGAAGCGGTGAAACAAAATCAGGACATGCATTTTCTGGGGGCGTTGTCCATTGGATCATAATTAAAAACGGCCAGATCAGCCAATTACAATGTTACCGCGACACTTTTCCAATTATTGAAGCATTGCAGGGCGGAAGGCCGTTCACGGTTAACGCAAGCATTAATGGAACAGCACATTATACCAATAAATCGGTTACATCACCGCGAACAACGGACAGCATTGTGTTTGATGAAACGGTTTTCGACACTGCGCCCGCAACCGTAAAGTCCGCAAGGGCCATGTATGCCGCATTGCAGGGACTGAAATCAGAAGATGTTCGGAAGGCATTTGCGCCAAACGTTGTCTGGCATATGTTCGGGCCGCGCGACATTATCGCCTGGTCGGGCGAGCGCATAGGGCCGATTGCAGCCGTGGAGTCGGCGAAGCAAATCATTGAAACCATGCGTTTTGACCATTTCAAGGCGGTTAGGATGATTTATCAGGATAATGTGGCGGCTGTTCTCATTGACGAGCCGGGCGTTTCAAAAGCAACCGGAATCCCGTTTCACACCAGCGTCGTGCACATTGTAGTCGTGAATGAAGACGGAAAAGTGGCCTCGATCCAAAACCACGTGAATACAGCAGAAATAGTAGAAGCCTTTTTAGGCGGGAGACCTTATACGGTAACATAG
- a CDS encoding VOC family protein, with the protein MSATFFHLALTVKNLAKFEDFYSKYFGFRRARVISLGDDAELVFLKNDDNIYFEIFPPEEDRPYPMSEADGPHYPGLRHIAFSVDDIDAKVESMGEDAVITLGPLHFDDVIEGWKTVWLKDPEGNIIEITQGYRDQEDLA; encoded by the coding sequence ATGAGCGCGACATTTTTCCACCTGGCACTTACAGTTAAAAACCTCGCGAAGTTCGAGGATTTTTATTCTAAATATTTTGGGTTCCGCAGGGCAAGGGTCATCAGTCTGGGCGACGACGCCGAGCTGGTTTTCCTTAAAAACGATGACAACATTTACTTCGAAATCTTCCCGCCCGAAGAAGACCGCCCTTACCCGATGTCCGAAGCAGACGGCCCGCATTATCCTGGTTTAAGGCACATTGCATTCTCCGTGGACGACATCGATGCCAAAGTGGAAAGCATGGGAGAAGACGCCGTCATCACCCTCGGCCCATTGCATTTCGACGACGTAATCGAAGGCTGGAAAACCGTATGGCTCAAAGACCCCGAAGGAAACATTATTGAAATCACCCAGGGCTATCGGGATCAGGAAGATCTGGCTTAA
- a CDS encoding STAS domain-containing protein, translated as MKVTITDQEEITVVAVSGDIDSKTAPEFERNAKVAMDKSKNIAIDLTDVGFMSSAGLRVLLMVYRNIRSQEGKVVLVGVSEEIQDVMSTTGFINFFTIVEKPEDGVAFLKQD; from the coding sequence ATGAAAGTTACCATTACGGATCAGGAGGAAATTACGGTGGTTGCGGTCTCCGGCGACATAGACAGCAAAACGGCACCCGAATTTGAAAGAAATGCAAAGGTGGCCATGGACAAAAGCAAAAACATCGCGATTGACCTCACCGACGTAGGTTTCATGTCCAGCGCCGGGCTGCGTGTGTTGCTGATGGTTTACCGGAATATCAGGTCGCAGGAAGGTAAAGTGGTGCTTGTGGGGGTTTCGGAAGAAATCCAGGACGTGATGTCCACCACCGGTTTTATCAACTTTTTTACCATTGTTGAGAAGCCGGAAGACGGAGTTG